The following coding sequences lie in one Salmo salar chromosome ssa13, Ssal_v3.1, whole genome shotgun sequence genomic window:
- the LOC106567239 gene encoding zinc finger protein 43 produces the protein MADQETGPNGLGKRAAAGAAVFKVREAAMAILQNESTGNLKVQKRIAPSTPLIVPEPSLKPYKRPPTLLLPPSYSANPVGGFTCEVCGQNFFSFPQMVRHKQFHDEERPFPCGVCGKRFLSRSHYTEHQRVHTGERPFPCDQCERSFTTHHNLKRHQTIHAKEEAYRCRKCGVLFCQRHEYPRGIPRPDLETRPGFESTSTMQPTPPIQVTLTPKQLKKLKKKLNKKSHDLSTKHDHSKKKKRGESNIQAQQRKFIMCLKRNFGLCC, from the coding sequence ATGGCTGACCAGGAAACTGGGCCCAATGGGCTGGGTAAGAGGGCTGCAGCAGGTGCTGCGGTTTTCAAAGTGCGTGAGGCTGCAATGGCTATTCTTCAAAACGAATCTACTGGTAACCTGAAAGTACAAAAACGGATTGCCCCATCGACTCCTTTAATTGTACCAGAACCTTCCCTGAAGCCGTACAAGCGGCCACCCACTCTGCTATTGCCACCTTCGTACAGCGCCAATCCAGTTGGAGGATTTACCTGTGAGGTGTGCGGCCAGAACTTCTTCTCTTTTCCTCAGATGGTGAGACACAAACAGTTCCACGACGAAGAAAGGCCCTTtccctgtggtgtgtgtgggaaACGTTTTCTGAGCCGCAGCCACTACACTGAGCACCAGCGTGTTCACACTGGGGAGCGCCCCTTTCCCTGCGACCAGTGTGAGCGCTCGTTCACCACACACCACAACCTGAAACGTCACCAAACCATCCATGCCAAAGAAGAGGCGTACCGCTGCCGGAAATGTGGCGTGCTCTTCTGCCAGCGTCACGAGTACCCCAGGGGCATACCCAGACCCGACCTCGAGACTCGACCTGGGTTTGAGTCCACGTCCACGATGCAGCCCACACCTCCCATTCAGGTCACACTCACACCCAAGCAGCTTAAGAAGCTTAAGAAGAAGCTTAATAAGAAGAGCCATGATCTCTCAACCAAACATGATCATTCTAAGAAGAAAAAAAGAGGAGAGTCAAACATCCAGGCCCAGCAGAGAAAGTTCATTATGTGCCTCAAGAGGAACTTTGGCCTGTGTTGTTAA